One part of the Hydra vulgaris chromosome 01, alternate assembly HydraT2T_AEP genome encodes these proteins:
- the LOC100200768 gene encoding visinin-like protein 1 yields the protein MGKSNSKLPPDELNQLLNATYFNAKEVKRRYSGFLIDCPNGTLNREQFIELYVSFYASTDAKKFAEHVFRTFDNNGDGKIDFHEFISSLSVTTRGTIEEKLEWIFKLYDIDRNGFITLEELTSIVDTVKSMVGLFDDKRLSKENVQRVFDKLDKNADGKLSLKEFIDGAKEDESFVLLLQAYTPR from the exons ATGGGTAAGAGTAACAGTAAATTACCTCCTGACGAACTTAACCAGTTGTTAAATGCTACTTACTTTAACGCTAAAGAAGTAAAAAGGAGATATAGTggatttttaattgattgtccGAATGGAACATTAAACCGGGAACAGTTTATCGAACTCTACGTCAGCTTTTATGCATCTACCGACGCAAAGAAATTTGCTGAGCATGTTTTCAGAACGTTCGATAATAATGGCGATGGAAAAATag attttcacgAATTTATATCCTCTTTGTCTGTCACAACGCGTGGTACAATAGAAGAAAAGCTTGAATGGATATTCAAACTCTACGATATTGATAGAAACGGTTTCATAACTCTAGAAGAGCTAACAAGTATAGTTGATACCGTTAAGAGTATGGTTGGCTTATTTGACGACAAAAGACTGTCAAAAGAAAATGTTCAGAGAGTGTTTGATAAACTAGACAAAAATGCAGATGGAAAATTAAGCTTAAAAGAGTTTATAGACGGTGCAAAAGAAGATGAATCTTTTGTGCTTTTATTGCAAGCGTATACACCGAGGTAA